In Selenomonas sp. TAMA-11512, a genomic segment contains:
- a CDS encoding ABC transporter substrate-binding protein has translation MRKAVFALLAVMMAALMLAGCGGTEKQASDSKAKHLTVGVYWFGETMDPGRGEDGWMVIRTGAGENLVTVTEKMEFAPQLAEKWENVNPTTWKFQIRKGVKFHNGDDMTPELVKASIERTIKQLEGSRAAADIKEIRVEGQDLVIETNQPNASLVAVMSAPEFIIVDTKDLSNVETTPILTGPYQVTGFVKGESIELKRNENYWGGKAGLDTLTVKNIEDNTKRAMALQSGELDMIQRVDAASRSLFENDSFKIYQTIGTRVFMLSANFDRILMDANLRHALAASTDYEALAQIEGNGAAPAGEIFPPTVPYGHVKSKRVLDTAAAQKFFAAAGYTTKNADGIYEKDGRPLVLKMAVWGTKTAMYEAIQAQLKAAGVNVEIVKVKNAATARETGDFDLVEENWVTVPTNDPYNFVSKVFRTEGASNRSHYSNPEVDAKIAQLQMTFDPKLRDEQIEAISELVVADDSRLFLAFPANTIVAKSNVKNVPVFPIDYYVITKDITVE, from the coding sequence ATGCGTAAGGCAGTGTTTGCCCTACTCGCGGTGATGATGGCGGCTTTGATGCTGGCAGGGTGCGGCGGTACGGAAAAGCAGGCGTCGGATTCCAAGGCGAAGCATTTGACCGTCGGCGTGTACTGGTTCGGCGAGACGATGGATCCGGGCCGCGGAGAAGACGGCTGGATGGTCATTCGGACGGGTGCGGGAGAAAATCTCGTGACGGTGACGGAGAAGATGGAATTTGCCCCGCAGCTCGCGGAGAAGTGGGAGAACGTCAATCCGACGACGTGGAAGTTCCAAATTCGCAAGGGCGTGAAGTTCCACAACGGCGACGATATGACGCCGGAACTGGTGAAGGCCTCCATCGAGCGCACGATAAAGCAGCTTGAGGGCTCAAGGGCGGCGGCGGATATCAAAGAGATCCGCGTGGAAGGGCAGGATCTCGTGATCGAGACAAACCAGCCGAATGCCTCCCTTGTCGCGGTAATGAGCGCACCGGAATTCATCATCGTGGATACGAAGGATCTCTCGAATGTCGAGACGACGCCGATTCTCACCGGTCCGTATCAGGTGACGGGCTTTGTGAAGGGCGAGTCGATCGAGCTGAAGCGCAATGAAAATTACTGGGGCGGCAAGGCAGGTCTGGACACTCTGACGGTGAAGAATATCGAGGACAACACGAAGCGTGCCATGGCGCTGCAGTCGGGCGAGCTGGACATGATACAGCGCGTGGACGCGGCGAGCCGCAGCCTGTTTGAAAACGATTCGTTCAAGATTTACCAGACGATCGGCACGCGCGTCTTCATGCTGTCGGCAAATTTCGACCGCATTCTGATGGACGCAAACCTTCGCCATGCGCTGGCAGCCTCCACGGACTATGAGGCGCTTGCACAGATTGAGGGCAACGGAGCGGCCCCGGCAGGGGAGATTTTCCCGCCGACGGTTCCCTACGGTCATGTAAAATCAAAGCGCGTGCTGGATACGGCAGCGGCGCAGAAGTTCTTTGCGGCCGCAGGCTACACGACGAAAAATGCGGACGGTATCTACGAAAAGGACGGCCGTCCGCTGGTGCTGAAAATGGCTGTCTGGGGCACGAAGACTGCGATGTATGAAGCGATTCAGGCACAGCTGAAAGCGGCAGGCGTCAACGTCGAGATCGTGAAGGTGAAGAATGCCGCGACAGCGCGTGAAACGGGCGACTTTGACCTTGTCGAGGAGAACTGGGTCACGGTGCCGACAAACGACCCGTATAATTTCGTAAGCAAGGTATTCCGCACGGAAGGGGCCTCAAACCGCTCGCACTATTCGAATCCGGAGGTCGACGCGAAAATCGCGCAGCTGCAGATGACGTTCGATCCGAAGCTCCGCGATGAGCAGATCGAAGCGATCTCCGAGCTCGTCGTAGCCGACGATTCCCGTCTCTTCCTCGCCTTCCCCGCGAACACGATCGTCGCGAAGTCGAATGTGAAAAACGTGCCGGTATTCCCCATCGACTACTATGTGATTACGAAGGATATTACCGTCGAGTAA
- a CDS encoding PHP domain-containing protein, with the protein MTANYPCDLHGHTNRSDGSDTPVEFIRHAAERGMTIAAITDHDVRPPSVVTVDGVEEDILSFAEKHGVRLLRGIEISCETHVEDTHLVCFGCDWSDPYFDRLEASVIESKINSYKELVEKLTEAGMPMTWEEILDNNGRPVTPDMVQKKMIFELMGRKGYTKDWQSAKLFIKESPALSVAREKPTAVSVLREIHRVGGIVIMAHPHLVAEPVAYEGRRISRREYIDLLIDAGLDGIEARYTYDKTSYRGTLTPEEIEREIKELYAPRGLIISAGSDYHADGKKGVKNPRDIGDRGLTMEEFMADERLVRLLP; encoded by the coding sequence ATGACGGCAAATTACCCGTGCGATCTGCACGGACATACGAACCGCTCCGACGGCAGCGATACGCCTGTGGAGTTCATCCGTCATGCCGCGGAGCGCGGCATGACGATCGCCGCGATTACGGATCACGATGTGCGTCCGCCGTCTGTCGTCACAGTCGACGGCGTCGAGGAGGACATCCTATCGTTCGCCGAGAAGCACGGTGTGCGGCTCCTGCGAGGCATCGAGATCTCCTGCGAGACGCATGTCGAAGACACGCATCTCGTCTGCTTCGGCTGCGACTGGAGCGACCCGTATTTCGACCGGCTGGAAGCGTCTGTCATCGAGAGCAAGATCAACAGCTATAAAGAGCTCGTGGAAAAGCTGACTGAGGCGGGCATGCCGATGACGTGGGAGGAGATCCTCGACAACAACGGCCGCCCCGTTACGCCGGACATGGTGCAGAAAAAGATGATCTTCGAACTGATGGGGCGAAAAGGGTACACGAAGGACTGGCAGTCGGCAAAACTGTTCATCAAGGAGTCGCCTGCGCTGTCCGTAGCGAGGGAGAAGCCGACCGCCGTCTCTGTCCTGCGGGAGATCCATCGCGTCGGTGGGATCGTCATTATGGCGCATCCGCATCTCGTCGCGGAGCCCGTTGCCTATGAAGGGCGGCGCATATCGCGCCGAGAGTACATCGATCTCCTGATCGATGCGGGCCTGGACGGCATCGAGGCGCGGTATACATACGACAAGACGAGCTACAGAGGCACGCTGACACCGGAGGAGATCGAGCGCGAAATCAAAGAGCTCTACGCGCCGCGCGGGCTGATCATCTCGGCCGGCTCCGACTACCACGCCGACGGCAAGAAGGGCGTCAAGAATCCGCGCGATATCGGCGACCGCGGTCTGACCATGGAGGAATTCATGGCGGATGAGCGCCTTGTCCGTCTGCTTCCTTAA
- a CDS encoding class II fructose-bisphosphate aldolase, with product MANTFTTILDQAKEKHIAVGAVNIFNYLSARAAVEAARDLGVNLILQTSSGTVEHFGARQIFDIVDAARRDAGIMVALHLDHCRSTELGKLCVDTGWDAVMMDFSHLPLEENIARTLEVAQYAHAKGTAIEGEIGVISGVEEEITAAEEVKADYDETMEFVRRSRVDAIAPAIGTAHGVYHGVPVLNFDLVERLGKEDTRVVIHGGSGLSAEAFGKLIALGGCKINISTVVKNTYMGRIRELAAESPDAPIPFDTAVQKAVYEVVKSHLRVFSGLSTSF from the coding sequence ATGGCGAATACATTTACAACGATTTTAGATCAGGCGAAAGAGAAGCACATCGCTGTGGGAGCAGTGAATATCTTCAACTATCTCTCGGCACGCGCCGCTGTCGAGGCCGCGCGGGATCTGGGCGTCAACCTCATCCTCCAGACATCGTCGGGCACCGTGGAGCACTTCGGCGCCAGGCAGATCTTTGACATCGTCGACGCGGCGCGTCGGGATGCCGGCATCATGGTGGCGCTGCACCTCGATCACTGCCGCAGTACGGAGCTCGGCAAGCTGTGCGTCGATACGGGCTGGGACGCCGTCATGATGGACTTCTCACATCTTCCCCTGGAGGAGAACATCGCACGTACGCTGGAGGTCGCGCAGTACGCGCACGCCAAGGGCACCGCGATCGAGGGCGAGATTGGCGTCATCTCGGGCGTCGAGGAAGAGATCACGGCCGCGGAGGAAGTGAAGGCCGACTACGACGAGACCATGGAGTTCGTCCGCCGCTCGCGGGTGGATGCGATCGCTCCGGCCATCGGGACGGCGCACGGCGTATATCACGGCGTGCCCGTGCTGAATTTCGATCTCGTGGAGCGCCTCGGCAAAGAGGATACGCGGGTCGTCATTCACGGCGGCTCGGGTCTGTCGGCGGAAGCGTTCGGAAAGCTGATCGCGCTCGGCGGCTGCAAGATCAACATCTCGACCGTCGTCAAGAACACCTATATGGGCCGGATCCGAGAGCTGGCGGCGGAATCCCCCGATGCGCCGATTCCCTTTGATACGGCGGTGCAGAAGGCGGTATACGAGGTGGTCAAAAGTCATCTCCGGGTCTTCTCCGGTCTGAGCACGTCGTTTTAA
- a CDS encoding ABC transporter ATP-binding protein gives MSLRFEAKDLHVLCGSREILKGISLALPAGEALAVVGESGSGKSTLLRTILGDLPSDESVAGGDLLYEGTSLLSMRREERRALAGHDIAIMFQQPGRFLNPIRTIEKQFRDFLTAHGMRARDTHDFAAEALRKAGFEDPERILSSYVFRLSGGQRQRVALAMLLSFAPRLILLDEPTAALDVVAVRELLDTMRGELARGASILLVTHHIHAASYLADQFLVLQKGRTVEAGRSRDILKHPQHPYTQALLDAALQVR, from the coding sequence ATGAGCCTTCGATTTGAAGCAAAGGATCTACATGTGCTCTGCGGCAGTCGCGAAATTCTAAAGGGCATAAGCCTCGCTCTGCCCGCGGGAGAGGCCCTTGCCGTCGTCGGTGAAAGCGGATCGGGCAAGAGCACGCTGCTGCGCACGATTCTGGGCGATTTGCCGAGCGATGAAAGCGTCGCGGGGGGCGATCTTCTTTACGAGGGCACTTCTCTTCTCTCCATGCGGCGGGAAGAGCGGCGCGCCCTCGCGGGACACGACATCGCCATCATGTTTCAGCAGCCGGGGCGATTCTTGAATCCGATTCGTACGATCGAAAAGCAGTTTCGGGATTTCCTCACGGCGCACGGCATGCGCGCACGCGACACGCACGATTTCGCGGCGGAGGCGCTGCGGAAGGCGGGCTTTGAAGATCCGGAGCGGATTCTTTCCTCGTATGTCTTTCGCCTCAGCGGAGGACAGCGGCAGCGGGTGGCGCTCGCCATGCTGCTCTCCTTTGCCCCGCGCCTCATCCTGCTGGACGAGCCGACTGCCGCACTCGATGTCGTTGCCGTACGGGAGCTTCTGGACACGATGCGGGGAGAGCTTGCGCGCGGGGCCTCGATTCTCCTTGTCACGCATCACATACACGCGGCATCCTATCTCGCGGATCAATTTCTCGTCCTGCAAAAGGGACGCACGGTCGAGGCGGGCAGGAGCAGGGACATCCTCAAGCATCCGCAGCATCCCTACACCCAGGCGCTGCTCGATGCCGCCCTGCAGGTCCGATGA
- a CDS encoding GntR family transcriptional regulator translates to MLDRNNPKTLYQQLKDILLEDIESGKLEPSERIPSENELSDTYGVSRMTARSVLVDLTREGRLYRVPGKGTFVAEKIVASSTAYVDIRDQLEQKGYEVRTKMVSCGIEQCGETVAKHLGIRPLDNVFKIRRIRWAKDFPISIHTSYIAPKYSQSLTPELLEQEQLCVLLNRCCGLQRKRVVETLESVGASEEESSLLEVPKGHPLLLLKDVIYGGDDKPYEYTKVIFRGDKLKLQLTFEE, encoded by the coding sequence GTGTTAGATCGAAACAACCCGAAAACCTTATATCAGCAGCTTAAGGATATCCTTCTCGAAGACATCGAGTCCGGCAAGCTGGAGCCGAGCGAGCGGATTCCGTCCGAGAATGAGCTGAGCGATACCTACGGCGTAAGCCGCATGACGGCACGATCCGTGCTTGTTGATTTGACGCGCGAGGGCAGGCTCTATCGCGTGCCGGGAAAGGGCACCTTCGTCGCGGAGAAGATCGTCGCCTCCAGCACCGCCTATGTGGACATCCGGGATCAGCTGGAGCAGAAAGGCTATGAAGTCCGCACGAAGATGGTCTCCTGCGGCATCGAACAGTGCGGCGAGACCGTCGCGAAGCACCTGGGCATCCGTCCCCTCGATAATGTGTTTAAGATCAGGCGCATACGATGGGCGAAGGATTTCCCAATCAGCATTCACACCTCGTACATCGCGCCGAAATACAGTCAGTCTCTCACGCCAGAGCTGCTTGAGCAGGAGCAGCTCTGCGTCCTGCTCAACCGCTGCTGCGGTCTGCAGCGAAAGCGCGTCGTGGAGACGCTCGAATCCGTCGGGGCATCCGAAGAGGAATCCTCACTGCTCGAAGTCCCGAAAGGCCATCCGCTGCTCCTTCTCAAGGACGTGATCTACGGAGGAGACGACAAGCCCTACGAGTATACGAAGGTCATCTTTCGCGGCGATAAATTGAAGCTGCAGCTCACCTTCGAGGAGTGA
- a CDS encoding ABC transporter permease gives MTMFLRRLAADKVVLVCCVLALLWLSLALFAPWLAPYDPDAVEMGRRLQGVSAAHWMGTDSLGRDEFSRILYGARVTLSIAFLGVGITALFGIFIGSAIALLGGRAELAGTAVLDFFLAFPNRIFMIALLGVLGQSVGSVILALALTTWPEYARIARTLVRTEREKGYVRYAPFAGAGFFRVLFLYILPNALPQLLLFLCQHISEVILLVAGLSLIGIGIPPPSPEWGTLLMGAREYMQTAPHLLIFPGLAIFITVLIFNLLGDALRDFFDPYRAELTEKEDVHEPSI, from the coding sequence ATGACGATGTTCTTGCGGCGGCTTGCCGCGGATAAGGTCGTGCTCGTTTGCTGTGTTCTCGCCCTGCTTTGGCTCTCGCTGGCGCTCTTTGCCCCATGGCTCGCGCCCTACGATCCGGACGCGGTGGAGATGGGCCGACGCCTGCAGGGCGTAAGCGCGGCGCACTGGATGGGGACGGATTCCCTGGGCAGGGATGAGTTTTCCCGCATTCTCTACGGGGCGCGGGTGACGCTTTCCATCGCATTCCTAGGCGTCGGGATTACCGCGCTGTTCGGCATCTTCATCGGATCGGCGATCGCGCTTTTGGGCGGACGCGCCGAGCTTGCCGGGACGGCGGTGCTCGATTTCTTCCTCGCCTTTCCGAACCGCATTTTTATGATTGCACTCCTGGGTGTATTGGGCCAATCCGTCGGCAGCGTTATCCTTGCCCTCGCGCTTACGACGTGGCCGGAGTACGCCCGCATCGCCCGCACGCTCGTCCGCACGGAGCGGGAAAAGGGATATGTGCGCTATGCGCCGTTTGCCGGGGCCGGATTTTTTCGCGTGCTGTTTCTCTACATTCTGCCGAATGCCCTGCCGCAGCTGCTGCTCTTTCTCTGCCAGCACATCAGCGAGGTAATTTTGCTTGTCGCGGGTCTGTCGCTCATCGGCATCGGCATCCCGCCTCCGAGCCCGGAATGGGGAACGCTGCTCATGGGCGCGCGCGAATACATGCAGACGGCGCCGCATCTCCTCATCTTTCCGGGGCTGGCCATCTTCATCACCGTTTTGATTTTCAACCTGCTCGGCGATGCCCTGCGCGATTTCTTCGATCCGTATCGAGCGGAACTGACGGAAAAGGAGGACGTGCATGAGCCTTCGATTTGA
- a CDS encoding ABC transporter permease: MKSGVMRRLFSLVLNLFIATVLSFWILHLSPIDPVTLHMEQLGLSPSPEVVAELRHKYALDEPVPVQYWIWLKGVLQGDLGYSIIFHTPVSTLLAQAIPLTVQLSASALVVSILITLPLGLLAFFYRSRWVDALIRFLTFGAIAIPTFWLSLLLIFIFAVKLSYLPVIATGAQGLILPTAALSVWISGLYIRRLRTALLEEYQKDYIAGARALGLGKWKILFCYLMPNALPGLISMMGLTVGGLLGGSVVIESIFGWRGMGALMVEAVTQHDYHLMQGYVLWGASMFILANLCADILCYLLDPRQHGKAGDSL, encoded by the coding sequence ATGAAAAGCGGTGTCATGCGCCGACTTTTTTCCTTGGTTCTGAATCTCTTCATCGCCACTGTCCTCAGCTTTTGGATCCTGCATCTTTCCCCGATTGATCCCGTCACGCTCCACATGGAGCAGCTGGGGCTTTCCCCCTCGCCCGAGGTGGTGGCGGAGCTGCGGCACAAATACGCGTTGGATGAACCCGTGCCCGTACAATATTGGATTTGGCTGAAGGGCGTGCTGCAGGGCGATCTCGGATATTCGATCATCTTTCACACGCCGGTCTCGACCCTGCTCGCGCAGGCGATTCCGCTCACGGTACAGCTGTCGGCATCCGCCCTTGTCGTGTCGATCCTCATCACGCTCCCGCTCGGACTGCTTGCTTTTTTTTACCGCAGCCGCTGGGTGGACGCGCTCATACGCTTTCTCACGTTTGGCGCAATTGCGATTCCGACCTTTTGGCTTTCCCTGCTGCTGATTTTCATCTTTGCCGTGAAGCTCTCGTACCTGCCCGTCATTGCGACCGGTGCGCAGGGGCTCATCCTGCCGACGGCGGCGCTTTCCGTTTGGATATCGGGGCTCTATATCCGCCGCCTGCGAACGGCGCTGTTGGAGGAATATCAGAAGGACTACATCGCCGGGGCGCGTGCGCTGGGGCTCGGCAAATGGAAGATCCTGTTCTGCTACCTCATGCCGAATGCCCTGCCCGGCCTGATCTCCATGATGGGACTGACGGTCGGCGGCCTTTTAGGCGGGTCTGTTGTCATCGAATCCATTTTCGGCTGGCGGGGGATGGGCGCCCTGATGGTGGAGGCCGTGACGCAGCATGATTATCACCTCATGCAGGGGTATGTGCTCTGGGGGGCGAGCATGTTCATTCTCGCGAATCTTTGCGCGGACATCCTCTGCTATCTGCTCGATCCCAGGCAGCACGGAAAGGCGGGCGATTCCCTATGA
- a CDS encoding DNA starvation/stationary phase protection protein, giving the protein MNQQELTKELNSYIANIGVGYIKLHNLHWNVVGSQFKAVHEYLESLYDAFADVLDETAELLKINGEQPVASLKGYLAIATIKELDDAAVDQKKALEITLADLELLRDQALKIRKAANEHDCFSAANLMEDHIENYAKQIWFLRSMLA; this is encoded by the coding sequence ATGAATCAGCAGGAACTTACGAAAGAACTCAACAGCTACATCGCCAACATCGGCGTCGGCTACATCAAGCTTCACAATCTTCACTGGAACGTCGTCGGCTCGCAGTTCAAGGCCGTCCACGAGTATCTCGAGTCGCTCTATGACGCATTTGCGGACGTGCTCGACGAGACCGCGGAGCTTCTGAAGATCAACGGTGAGCAGCCGGTCGCCAGCCTGAAGGGCTACCTTGCCATCGCAACGATCAAGGAGCTCGACGATGCAGCCGTTGATCAGAAGAAGGCTCTCGAAATCACCCTTGCAGACCTTGAACTCCTGCGCGATCAGGCACTCAAGATTCGCAAGGCTGCCAATGAGCACGACTGCTTCAGCGCTGCAAACCTCATGGAAGATCACATCGAGAACTACGCAAAGCAGATCTGGTTCCTCCGCTCCATGCTTGCTTAA
- the mobB gene encoding molybdopterin-guanine dinucleotide biosynthesis protein B: MKISDISCLIVAGGQSTRMGYDKRTIELSGETLLEGILRKASRQGFRSVILSVDRSFAGISNLAEKYNAHVVFDREPGRGPMEGLALGLSASNTDWVLVLSTDMPFYTFSLLSPLITALEMAWKRDRHPLAVISCAAGRRQPLASLYHRSLGVAFHTAIARRMLKLGEVIEAASTSALYVDIQGKDTRFFNINTPADLRLAIGRAINLSRKVPLVTITAPKSNTGKTTFIERILPRLAEMGIYAGVVKSDAHAFTLDTEGKDTDRFFKAGAHAVALTSKDGYFLFQRTDEQKTLLELAEKLENVDLILFESRAHGIFPAIGLFRGLGEPHFPNDVVAVFSDRDIAVPQPVHHIDDIDRATFLVLFLTGL, from the coding sequence ATGAAGATATCCGACATCTCCTGCCTCATCGTCGCCGGCGGGCAATCCACCCGCATGGGATACGACAAGCGAACCATCGAACTCTCGGGAGAAACCCTCCTCGAAGGGATCCTCAGAAAAGCAAGTCGTCAGGGCTTCCGCTCCGTCATCCTGTCCGTCGACCGCTCCTTTGCGGGCATCTCAAATCTCGCCGAAAAGTATAACGCACACGTCGTATTTGACCGCGAGCCGGGCCGCGGCCCCATGGAGGGCCTGGCTCTGGGCCTCTCCGCGAGCAATACCGACTGGGTGCTCGTCCTCTCGACCGATATGCCCTTCTACACATTTTCGCTGCTCTCCCCTCTCATTACGGCACTCGAGATGGCTTGGAAGCGGGATCGGCATCCGCTTGCCGTCATCTCCTGCGCCGCGGGACGCAGACAGCCGCTAGCCAGTCTCTACCACAGATCGCTCGGCGTTGCCTTCCATACGGCGATTGCCCGCAGGATGCTGAAGCTCGGCGAGGTCATCGAGGCCGCGTCGACCTCTGCGCTCTACGTCGATATCCAGGGCAAAGACACGCGCTTCTTCAACATCAACACGCCCGCCGATCTCCGCCTCGCGATCGGGCGCGCAATCAACCTCTCCCGCAAGGTGCCTCTCGTCACGATTACGGCGCCGAAATCGAATACGGGCAAGACGACGTTCATCGAGCGCATCCTGCCGAGACTTGCGGAGATGGGCATATACGCAGGCGTCGTCAAGAGCGACGCGCACGCTTTCACACTCGACACCGAGGGCAAAGACACCGACCGCTTTTTCAAGGCGGGCGCGCACGCCGTCGCGCTCACGTCCAAAGACGGCTACTTCCTCTTTCAGCGCACCGACGAGCAGAAGACTCTCCTTGAGCTCGCCGAAAAGCTGGAAAATGTCGACCTGATCCTCTTCGAGAGCCGCGCGCACGGGATTTTTCCCGCCATCGGCCTCTTCCGCGGACTGGGGGAGCCCCACTTCCCGAACGACGTCGTCGCCGTCTTCTCCGACCGTGACATCGCCGTCCCGCAGCCGGTGCATCACATCGACGACATCGACCGAGCTACCTTCCTCGTCCTGTTCCTCACCGGACTGTAA
- a CDS encoding GntR family transcriptional regulator, giving the protein MRNVIKKVSYKEQVYQYLKTALIKGELRTGEIYSEQQVADQLNVSRTPVREAVMQLTNEGMLEVLANRGWTVRPVSEDDLREIIVARIAIEGYSIRWLTAEALEPVWQETLARLDTVQEQSRPYIADDHTHYEFMKLDTEFHTLLVAATENSYLIRIYEQMRTKLEQAIFTSLHHRRRHAEAWEEHAAILSALERRDEADAMRAFMVHMRETARVFGVGTVYRSARMLH; this is encoded by the coding sequence ATGCGGAACGTGATTAAAAAGGTATCCTACAAGGAACAGGTGTATCAATATCTCAAAACGGCGCTCATCAAGGGCGAGCTGCGAACGGGCGAAATCTACTCGGAGCAGCAGGTCGCGGATCAGCTGAATGTGTCGCGCACGCCGGTGCGTGAGGCGGTGATGCAGCTGACGAACGAGGGAATGCTCGAAGTGCTCGCAAATCGCGGCTGGACGGTGCGTCCCGTGTCCGAGGATGATCTGCGTGAGATCATCGTGGCTCGCATTGCGATCGAGGGCTACAGCATCCGCTGGCTCACGGCGGAGGCATTGGAACCGGTGTGGCAGGAAACACTTGCACGGCTGGACACTGTGCAGGAACAGAGCCGCCCGTACATCGCAGACGATCATACGCACTACGAGTTCATGAAGCTGGATACGGAGTTCCACACGCTGCTGGTTGCGGCGACGGAAAACAGCTATCTCATCCGCATCTATGAGCAGATGCGCACGAAGCTTGAACAGGCGATTTTCACGTCGCTGCATCATCGCCGCCGTCATGCGGAGGCTTGGGAGGAGCACGCGGCGATTCTCTCCGCGCTCGAGCGGCGCGATGAGGCGGATGCGATGCGCGCGTTTATGGTGCATATGCGGGAGACCGCGCGCGTGTTCGGGGTGGGGACGGTGTATCGCTCCGCACGAATGCTTCACTAG
- a CDS encoding ATP-binding cassette domain-containing protein, producing the protein MRRILTVEHAGKSFESEGRRIPVLKDVSFSVSEGEMLGIVGLSGCGKSTLLSVVAGLIEPDTGTVSLSVGEGIPLSPTSPELYRYVQLVVQEPSEMFSPRMTIGEFLCEPLRSLGLRQEDRHLEELFASVGLDADLLSARPHMLSGGQLQRVVLARAFLSAPKLILYDEPTSALDVITQAQILELIRELRKKRPSAGIFVSHDLAAVQSVVDRILVMSEGCIVEELAPSELTRAKHPATRRLLDAQLTG; encoded by the coding sequence ATGCGCCGCATTTTGACGGTGGAGCATGCAGGAAAATCGTTTGAAAGCGAGGGACGCCGCATTCCCGTGCTGAAGGACGTTTCCTTCAGTGTTTCGGAGGGGGAGATGCTCGGTATCGTCGGGCTGAGCGGCTGTGGGAAATCCACGCTGCTCTCCGTCGTCGCAGGGCTTATCGAGCCTGACACGGGGACGGTCTCCCTTTCCGTGGGCGAGGGAATCCCCCTCTCCCCGACATCGCCGGAGCTATACCGATACGTACAGCTTGTGGTACAGGAGCCGTCGGAGATGTTCTCCCCGCGCATGACGATCGGGGAATTTCTGTGTGAGCCGCTGCGCAGCTTAGGCTTGCGGCAGGAGGACAGACATTTGGAGGAGCTGTTTGCCTCCGTCGGGCTGGACGCGGATCTTCTCAGCGCCCGTCCCCATATGCTCAGCGGGGGACAGCTGCAGCGCGTCGTGCTTGCCCGCGCCTTTTTGTCCGCGCCGAAGCTGATTCTCTATGACGAGCCGACCAGCGCGCTCGATGTGATCACGCAGGCGCAGATCCTGGAGCTCATCCGAGAATTGCGGAAGAAACGCCCATCGGCGGGAATTTTCGTAAGTCACGACCTCGCCGCCGTGCAGTCGGTTGTCGATCGCATCCTCGTCATGTCGGAGGGCTGCATCGTCGAGGAGCTCGCGCCTTCGGAATTGACCCGCGCAAAGCATCCCGCAACGAGACGGCTTTTAGACGCGCAGCTCACGGGATGA